AACCCCAACGCGGATCAGGTTACGATTGAAAAGAGTTTGCCGCTGGCGAGTCTTCAGCCCGGTAAGTATCAGGTCAACATCAAAGTAAATGATGGAATAACGAAGCAGCAGATCGCAGAATCTGCGCCGTTTATCGTAGATTAGACAGGTGCAGTTTTAGAACATGGTTATGCAGATGCCAATTCGCGATAACCAGTCACCTCGCACTCTGTAACGCCGTCCCCTAATTTTCTGGGTGCGGAATTGTTGGACAGCCATTCGACGCGCAGGACGGTTTTACTGTGCAACGACCCCAGGTGAAGATCGCGCTTCTGCCGCTGATGCTGCTCCTTGCAGCTACCAGCGTTGCTATGGGCCAAGGTGCGGCTGTCTCAGGGGTGGTTCGCGACGCACAGGGAGTGGCACAACTGGGTGCCCTGGTTCAAGTCATAGCGGCAGATTCTGCCATGGCTGGGACTGCTTTTACCGACCTCCACGGCCGCTATTTCATTGCGCATCTGCTTCCGGGCCAATATGAGGTCCGTGCGAGCGCGGCGCTGTTTGTTCCGGCGATGCGGGGCAACCTGCAGCTTCAGTCGGGAGCACAGGCGATTGTCAATCTCACTCTGAGCACCCTCTTCGAATCGACTGCATGGCTTCCAGCCGAGCGTCGGAAGGCGGACGAGCCGGATGACGATTGGAAGTGGACTTTGCGGTCAGTCGCCAATCGCCCTATCCTTCGGCTGGCTGAAGATGGGGACGTGATCATGGTCTCGTCAAGCGTTCGTGAGACACCTAAGCGTGCTGAAAGAGTGCGTGCCGAGGTTATGGCCGGCGATGGCGGCTTTGGGAGCAGCGGAGTTCATAATGTTTTTGCGTTCGACCGGGTGCTCGACGACGGGGCTGGGTTGACCTTGCGGGCGGATATTGGGACGCAGCCTGGGGCACCCTCAGCCGGGCAATCCACTGAGGTTGCGACGGGCTATGGAATGCAGCTTGGGATGGGCGGCGCGGCGCGGACGGTATTGAGCTATCAAGCGCATCCCGAAGTTCTGGGGCCGGATGGATCCTCTGGTCTGCAAGTCGTGCAGTTGGCCAGCGGACAGAAGATGCAGCTTGGAGATCTGGTTGACGTGGAAGCGGGGGGCACCGTGTATGTCGCTCGGACCTCCGGATATACCTCCGGATCACGGCCGTTCCTGAAGGTAACGGCTCACCCTACCGAGAATTGGAGCGTTGGCTATCGGATGGCCACGTCGCAGGACCTGCAGTCGTTTGCAGGGCTCGATACGGTGAAACGCGAGCTGCCAGTTGCGGTGATCTATCAAGGGAAGGTACAGACCGAGGGTGGGCTACACCAGGAGTTTACGGTTGGCCGGAAGACAGGCCGCGGAATGGTACAAGTTGCGTTTTACAGTGACTCTTTGAACCGGGTGGCGGTCTCAGGTGGCGGTGCGTTGACTGCGGGTGACGTTGCTCAGACAGGGCAGAACGGCGCGAGTGGGATTATCGCCGACTCGACGACGGGGAACTTCCGGTTTTTGAATGCGGGCTACAACGCAAGGGGCCTGAATGTAATGTTGACTGAGCCACTGACGACGAACCTTTGGGTCGCGGTAGAGTACGGTACTGGGGCCGGGCTTGGCGCGAAAGATGGGGCTTCCGTCGGCCTGCCTGGGACTGGATCTGATCTGGCGCCTGTGAGTGCCCGGACTGCAACGGTCGCTTTGAAGGGCCGAGTGCTGCGTAGTGGAACGGCGATTCGAGCAGCCTATCGCTGGCAGCCGACGCGATTGGTAACTGCGGTTGATCCCTACGCGCCGTTCAGTGACCAGGCATATTTCAGCTGCTATCTGCGGCAGGCTTTGCGACTGGGGCATCTCTTACCGCCGGGGCTCGATGCTACTGTTGATGTCACGAATCTCCTGGCGCAGGGGTATCGACCGTTCCTGTCGGCGGATGGACAGACCTTGTTCCTTGCTCAATCGCCTCGGACAGTTCAGGCGGGGCTTGCGTTCACGTTTTAAGCCGCGCTTCGTTCTCATTCCTTTATTTCGATCCAGATAGCATGAACCGAACAACGTACTCCGGGGTCGAATCCTTGCCTGGTGCCGAAATCTCTTTGGCTCCAGGCGGGATCGTATGAGTTGGAACCTCTCCAGCATCTCCTCTCAAGTGCCCGATGTAGAGAAGTGCGTTCGTAAGATGACGCAGGAGGGGCAGAATACCGACTCATTTCAGCTTACCGTTCGTACTTATTGACCCAGTTGACCTCCCAGGTCTTTCCGCCATCGTCAGAGAATGCCTGTTCGGATTGTGCGGTGTCTGGGGTGATCTTCCAGATGGAAAACCGTACAAGCACGGATCTGCCGTTGATGAGCTCGTAGTCATAGAAGTCGCCATGCCCGTTTTTGTACTCGCCGACACCTGGAATACCAAGCGTGCCAACGTTTGGGGTTGCGAAGTCGAGGTTCCACTCGCGCGTGGCTGGGTTGAACCAACGCAGGGATAGGAGTTCGATGTGACCTGCAGGACCGTCCGCTTTGTACTCCGCTAGATTGGCGCGGCCATTCCAAACCTTCTTGATCACAGATCCTCCGTCCATGTCGGCCCACGTCGTCGATCCCGTGAGGGGATGCAGAAGGCGAGAGGAGTGGGTCTTCCAAGTGCCGAAGTCAAAGTCGAAGTCGTGTTGTCCGTCCTCTACGGACGTGGTCTTCGCATCCTTGTTCGCATCAGCGATGGGAATGTCGGGGGCAGTCGATTGCGTTTCCTGCGTCAGGTCTGCCGTGAAAGCTGCTGCCCAAGTCGCGCCACCATCGTTCGAGTAGGATTCTTCGTAACGATGAGAACCCGGCTTGATGTTAGACCACACTCCACGAACCAGGATTGATTTGTCGTGGAATGTGTCCTGGGAGAAGAGCTCGCCGCGTCCGTCTTTGAACGAACCGATCGTCGGCGTATTCAAAACGCCCATCTTGCTGTCGATGAAGGTCTGGCTCCATTGATGAGAGTGGGGATTATAAAGAAACAGGGTTAGTCCCTCCCAATGTCCGTTGGGACCGTCGGCCTCGATCTCCTCCAGTTGCGCGCGACCGTCCCAGACTTTTCTTACTGTGACTGTTCCGTTGAGTTCGACTGACTTGGACGAGCCTGAGAAAGGATCGAGGACTCTCCTGATATGGGTATGCCATACTCCGAAGTTGAAATCGAAGTCGTGTTGTCCGTCTCGCAACGAACTAGTCTGGGGCGTAGGGTCGGCTACCTGGGCCATCAGGAAAGACGCTAGATCCGGCCGCCAGTCAAAACCACAGATCAGAAGACAGATGGCAGCGATGCGAAGCTTGATGCCCCGTGTGTTTGTGGGAAGCTGCCGTTTCGCCGTTCCGAGTATCTTAGCCGGGACGATAAGAGGACGAATGATTGGTGTTCTGGTCTCGTTCATGCGAGCAGTGTAGGCTTGTTTCCACGTTGAGCATTCCACTTATGACACACGGATTTTCAAAGAAAAATCAAAGCTCAGTGGAGTATGCGTACCGGTTCGGCGATTTCGAACTGCATCCGGACGAGCGTCTCCTAAAGAAAGCTCGCGTTCCGGTTCCGCTTCAACCTAAAGCCTTTGACGCGCTCCTCTGTCTAATACGGAGGGCCGGACGCCTGGTTAGCAAACAAGAGCTGATTGAGACGCTCTGGCCATCCGTGCATGTGAGTGAATCAAACCTTACCAACACGATCGTAAACCTGAGAAAGATTATTGGTCGCGATACGATTCGCACCGTTTCGAAGCATGGCTATCGATTTGAGCTGGCTGTTACGGGGGAACCGGGTGTAGCGCAAGCGACGTATGAGAGGTTCACTCGCGCAAAAGAGCTGACCATTCAACGATCTTTGGAGTCGATGCAGCTTGCGCGCGACCTGTACTGGACCTGTCTTGCGGTGGATCCCAGCTTTGCGCCTGCGTGGGCGTGGCTGGGTCGATGCTGCTGGTTCCTTGATAAATTCAGCAGCAGCTCTTCAGTAAATCTGGAGCTGGCGCATGCCGCATTTCAGCGGGCGTTCGCTCTTGATCCGGACCTAGCCTGCGCGCACCAGTTCTATACCTTGATTCAGGTAGACACTGGACATGCGAATGAAGCATTGGATCGGCTGCTGGAACGGTTGCGGCGCCATCCTGGAGAACCGGAATCGTTTACCAGTTTGGTCCAAGTATTCCGATTTCGAGGACTGCTCCAGCAGTCGGTTAAAGCACACCACCGAGGAGTCGAGCTGGACCCGGCGCTTGTGACGAGCGTGGCTCATACGCTGTTTCTTTCCGGCGAATATGCCTCTGCCATTGAGCATTACAGCGGAAGGGCTGCCTACTATCTCGACGCGGCAGCCTGGGCGGCTCTGGGAAATCGAAGACGGGCGATTAGTCTCTTGCGCGATCGACTGAACGGAATGGCGTTATCGAAATTAATGGTTGCTCTTATGAGCTCGCTGTTGGCTGTTCTCGAAGGCAGGACGAGTGAAGCTGTCCAGCTGATGGAGACTGCGGATACAACTCGCGAACCCGAAATTCTCGTTTATTTTGCGCGACACTATGGCCGGCTCAAGATGACGGACCTAGCTGTAGAAGCTATAAAGCAGGCGGCGCAGTCAGGGTTTGTTTGCGCAACCGCCACTCTGAGTTCCGACCCATGGTTGAGTGCAGTGCGAAAACATCCAGAGTTTAACTCCCTGCTGCACAATGCGGAGACTTTCGTTGAAGAATCGCGATCGAGCCTCGCGGCGTTTTCTAAGAGCTGGCTGTCTTGACGCTCTGTCAGATCGGAAGATCCGCGCATCTGCCGCAGAATTTTTGAGTGTATTTGCGTATGATGTGTCTCTGTTCGTTTCGACGCTGAAAGGTTGATACCGAACAGGAGGAGGCTTGGTTTGCGAGTTGCTCTGATGACACGGGAGTATCCCCCAAATGTTTACGGCGGGGCCGGAGTTCATGTGGAATATCTCAGCCGCGAGTTGGCCAGGACGATCGACATCGAGGTCTATTGCTGGGGAAATCAATCGGTCGATGAAGGGAACTTGCATGTTCATGGTGCAGAACCATGGTCGGAGATCACAAATGGCACAGAGGGAAAGTACAAGACGGCCCTTGAGGCGTTGAGTCTCAATCTCGCACAGGTGAAGTCGCTGGCGGCGATCGATGTGGTGCATACGCACACGTGGTACGTATCGATGGCAGGATTTTTTGCCAAGAAGCTCTTCAACGTTCCGTTCGTCCTGACCACGCACAGCCTGGAACCTTTGCGTGGATGGAAGGCGGAGCAGCTGGGCAGTGGGTATGCGATGAGCTCTTGGATGGAACGTACCGCGATCTTGGATGCCGATGCGGTGATCGCTGTGTCGAAGGGAACAAAAGAAGATATCCTTCGTTCTTATCCTGAGATCAACCCGGAACGCATTCACGTTATCTATAACGGGATTGATCTGAAGGAGTATCAGAAGACTTCGGACACGTCGGCGCTCATCAAGTATGGAGTTGATCCGATGGTGCCTTACGTTTTGTTCGTCGGGCGAATTACTCGGCAGAAGGGTGTTACGCATCTCGTCGAGGCGATCCCTCATCTGCCGAAGGGAACACAGGTTGTGCTTTGCGCAGGCGCGCCGGACACACCGGAGATTGCGGCCGAGATGCGCGAAAAGGTTGAGGCAGTCAGTAAGATAAATCCGCACGTAGTATGGATCGAGAAGATGGTGACCAAGCCGGAGGCGATCCAGCTTTACAGTAACGCGGCTGTTTTTTGTTGCCCTTCTGTCTACGAACCATTTGGCATTATCAATCTGGAGGCGATGGCCTGCCACGCTCCGGTAGTGGCGAGTGCGACCGGGGGGATTCTTGAGGTCGTGATAGACGGGGTAACGGGTTCTCTGGTGTCGTTCGAGCAAGATCCGGTGACTACGTTTCCCTCGAATCCAGAGAAGTTTTCGCGTGATCTGGCAGAGAAGATATCCGACTTGCTCGCTGATCCTGAGAAGGCTAAGAGGTTTGGGGAGGCTGGCCGCAGACGTGTAGAAGAGACCTTTGCCTGGTCGGCGATCGCAGAGCAGACGATCGATCTTTACCGAAAGCTTATCCGCGAACGCAGCTAGGCAATTCATCGAAGTAATTTCGTTGATCCTTGTTACATAACAATCTAGAACACGAAACTGCCGAGCTGATATTTGGTTGGCGACTCTGAAGGTGGGATGAGCGGAGATTCCAGAAGAATTAATGTTGGCCTGGTCGGCTATGGTTATGCAGGAAAGACCTTTCACGCACCGCTAATTCGTGCGGTTCCGGGGCTTGCGTTGAGAATGGTGGGCTCAAGCAGGCCTGAGATTGTGCGGAAGGACCTGGGTGAGATCACGGTTTGTTCTCCCGCGGAGGTGGCGATACATCCCAATGTCGATCTGGTGGTGATCGCGAGCCCTAACGACAGCCATTATCCGCTTGCTTCGGCTGCGTTGCGCGCGGGTAAGGATGTGGTGGTCGACAAGCCGTTCACGGTGACACTCGCCGAAGCGCGCTCTCTGCTGCAAATTGCAGAGGAGCAGGGAAGAATGATTTCGGTGTTTCACAATCGCCGATGGGAGAGCGAGATTCAGGCCACACGTGCGGTGCTGCAGTCGGGCCTGCTTGGTGTGGTCTCACACTATGAGTGCCACATGGACCGCTATCGGCCTCACGTTCGTCAGCGCTGGCGCGAGGATATGGGTCCAGGTGCGGGGTTGTGGTTTGATCTGGGGCCACATCTAATCGATCAGGCGCTTTATCTCTTCGGCCTCCCACAATCTATTAGCGCGAGCTTTGCCACTCTGCGCGAAGGCGGAAAGACAGACGACTGGGCTCATGTTCAGCTGAACTATGAGAGCATGCGTACGATACTTCATGCGTCCTTGCTGGTCTCGAAAGGCGGTCCAAGGTCGATTGTGCATGGGACAAGAGGGAGCTGGATGAAGTACGGTGCAGATGTGCAGGAGACACAGTTGAAGGAAGGCATGGTGCCTGGCAGTCCCGGCTTCGGCTACGACCCTGACCCGGGCCTTCTGTACGATGGCGAGATGGGCATGCGCACAGAGATTCCCGCACCGCCGGGCAACCAGCAGATGTACTACATGCAGATCAGGGACGCGATGCTTGGAGGGCAACAAGCTTCGATTCCGGCGATCGATGCGGTTGCGGTGATGGCTGTGCTGGAGACAACATTTCGCTCGGCCGAGCAGGGAAGAGTGCTGCTGCTCCCGATGAGCCTAGGCGAGATTGCTCAGTGGCGTGGAGCTCATCCTACCCTTTAGCGACGCGAATCTGACGTTGAATTAAACGGGTTCGAAAAGTGTAGTGATACTGAGTGGCTTGGGGACCTCTGCTGCCAATGTGGGGGCGTGGAGATGTCCGTAGACAGGTCTGCTGTAAAGCACAGCACGCTGTTGAGCGTATCACTTACAACGAGGAGAGTATCGCGCTCTGCTGTCATGGCGACGGATCTTCCGGAGTGCTGGGGCCGACTCTGAGCTGTTGATCATGCACCGGGATTATATCTAGTGCAAAAGTAGTGCAATTCGCTCCCTGCACTCTGTGAGTTGTTGACTTGCATGGTAGTTAAAGGTGGTGGACGCGGTAGGGATCGAACCTACGACCAGTCGATTAAGAGTCGAATGCTCTACCAACTGAGCTACGCGTCCTTTAGTTTTTTACTCCTGGAGAAGGAGATCGGTGAGAGTCTTTGCATGGGGTGTTGTAGACAGGACTCAATCAGGCGACTTATTAAAGATAACACAGCTTGCAGCGTAAAACAGGCCTGCAAGCTGTGAGTTGGATGAAAGTATCTGCGCAGCGCGCTGGCGCTGAGTGCTTGTGAACTGGCCGGTCTAGCCGACGAAGTCTACGCTGGCGCGGTGGGGAATGATGCCGCGGTCGTAGCCCATGGCGAGAAGTTTGCGAATGGCGTCCTTGCCGTCTTCGCCGTAGTTCAGGGTGCGCTCGTTGACGTACATGCCGACGAAGCGATTGGCGAGGGTGGGGTCGAGGTCGCGGGCGAACTGCATGGCGTAGGCTAAGGCCTCTTCGCGGTTGTCGAGTGCGTGCTGGATGCTGTCGCGCAAGGCGTTGGTGGTGGTGAGGAGAGCCTCGGCGCCGAGGGAGCGGCGGATGGCATTGCCGCCGAGAGGGAGGGGTAGGCCAGTCTGGTCGCGCCACCACTGGCCGAGGTCGAGGAGCTTGATGAGGCCATCGTTAGCGTAGGTGAGTTGGCCTTCGTGGATGATGAGGCCAGCGGCGAACTCGCCTGCGACGACGGCGGGGATGATCTTGTCGAAGGGGACGGTGACGGTTTCGATCTCGGGCGCGAAGAGCTTGAGCGTGAGATAGGCGGTAGTGAGGGTGCCGGGGACCGCGATACGCGTCTTCTTGACTTCGTCGAGCGAGAGCTTGCGGGGGGCGACGATCATGGGGCCGTAGCCTTCGCCGACACTGCCGCCGCAGGACATGAGGGTGTAGTTGTCCTGCAGGTAGGGGTAGGCGTGGAAGGAGATGGCGGTGACGTCGTAGAAGGCCTCGTTGATGGCGCGGTGATTAAGGGTCTCGATGTCGGTGAGGGTGTGGGTGAATTTGTAGCCGGGGACTCGAACCTTATTGGTGGCGAGGCCATAGAACATAAAGGCGTCGTCGGAGTCGGGGCTGTGGGCGATGCTGATTTCCTGGATTGCGGTGGTTGCGGTGGTCATGATGCTTCCTTCGGTGTTCGTTATGCGTGTGTGATGCGCAGTGGTGAGTGGCTCTGCGTCAAGTTTGGGTTGCTTGCGGCTGATGGGTCGCGTTAGGACTTGCGCCATCGTTTGATTGAGCTGAAGATACCGGCGGCCGCGGTGATCTTGACGATCTCGCCGGGAAGGAATGGGGCGATGGCCATGGTCCAGGTGGCGGCGGCGCTGGTGTGGAGGAGATGGGCTAGCCAGCCTGCTCCGAAGATGAAGATAGGTGCGCTGGCGAGGGTTGCGGCTACAAGGCCTGCACGGAAAGGGGTGGTGATGCGCTGCATGGCTCTGACAGCCCAGCCGGCGGTTGCCGCGGCCAAGGGGTAGGAGAAGAGGTAGCCTGCGTTGGGCCCGAGCAGGTGAGCGATGCCACCGATGCTGTGGGGCGTGAAGACGGGGAGGCCCATCGCGCCTTCGGCTAGATAGAGGACCATTGCGGAGAAGCCAGCTACGGGACCGAGCAGCATGCCGACGAGGATGACGGCGAAGTTCTGCAGGGTGAGGGGCACGGGCGTGAAGGGAAGTGGGAGAGAGATGTGAGCGCAGATGGCTACGAAGGCACTCGCTGCGATGGTGAGGATGACTTTGCCGGAGAGAGATTCCTGAAGCGATCCGGTGCGGTGGGTGAGACCGAGTTGAGAGGAGGTGGCGGATTGCATGCGGAGATCCTTTCGCTGCTATTGCTTTAGTGTTTTGTGCTGCGGTTGAAGTGTTGGGGTTGGGGCCAGACTGCACGTTCCACACAAGAAGGATAACAAGGTGGTTGGGTTCGTGCAGATTATTCGGTCATCAGCATGGATACGGAAGATGTGGACTTCAGTTTTCAGCCTTTTAGCAGAAGCCGGTATGAAGTAGGTACGTGCCTGGGGGAATTGGGGATTTCCACTTGACGGTGCGAGGAGCGAAGTTTGTACTGAAATTGGGATGACACGTTTAAAGACAGCAGGCGTAGTGGCGATGCGATCCGGTGCCATCGCACGTCTCTATGAACATGGCCGGGTAGGGTGGCGAAAGATCGCTACTGGTGCCGCAGCGGTGCTCGCGGTCGCGATGGGTTACCACGTTATCTTTGGGCAGAATGGGCTGACGGTTTATCAGCAGAAGCGCAACGACGCGCAAAGCCTCGACATTCAGCTGCACAGTCTGCAGCGCGAGAACGATCTGTTGAAAGGGCATGTCGGCAGATTACAGAGCGATCCGAATGCGATTGAGCATCAGGCACGCGAGGAATTGCACTACACGCGGCCCGGTGAGGTGATCGTGTATATGCCCGCTCCCGCAGGATCAAGTCCTACAGGTGTCGCAAAGCAGTAAATGAATCTGGCTGCTTAGCCTTGCAGTGCCTTCCAGACACTTTCCTATCCCATCCTTTGGAGCTGTCTTCTTCTTTGCTTACTTGAGGGCGGCGGAGCTCTTGTGCTACTCGGACCGGAGTGCCTGGGTGAGGTCAACCGAGGCTGCGCGATTGGCTGGCAGCAGAGAGGCGGCCAAGGCTAGCAGCAGGAGCGACAGTGTCGCGAGAGTGAGAACCAGGGGATCAAAGGCACTCACCCCGAAGAGTAAGGTCTTCAGCAGACGGGAGGCGGCGATGGCCCCTGCCAAACCTATCGCACACCCGATGAGTGCGAGTTTGGCGCCTGAGATAACCACCAGACGAACGATACCCGCGCGCTGAGATCCGAGAGCCATTCGAATTGCCATCTCCTGCACACGCAGCGCGACTGAGAATGCTATGACGCTATAGATTCCGAGTACGGCCAACAAGACTGCGATGAAGGCGAAGGAGGAGATCAGTGCGGTGTTGAAACGGCGGGGTGCCTCGGTGTCCGAGATGGCGTGCTCCATGCTTTGGACCTGGGTGAGAGGGAGCTGCGGGTCGATTGAGTGCACTGTGGAACGCAAGAGATTTTCCATCTGCTCGGGTGCCATTGCTGTTCGCAACACAATGTACCCGCCGTTGTCTGCGATGTCGGTGGGAGATCCGAGTGATCCCGCCATCTCTGCTTCCTGCTCGTCCGGTATGTAGTACTGCTGCTTCAAGGGAAGGTCGGGGGAGTTCTCCTTCACGTCTGCGACTTCGCCGACTACCGTCGCCCACGGTGTCTTCATCGTCTCCGTGCCGATACGAAACCTCTTGCCAATTGGGTTTTGATTGGGCCAGGATTGCTGGGCCAGCATGTGGTTGACGATGATTACGGGTGGCTGGTTGGCGTTGTCATCGGGTGTGAAAAACCTGCCTTGGAGGAGTGGAATCCCCATTGCCCGGAAGTAATCACCTCGCACACCGATTGAGGTTCCTAGATCGAGCCCCCCCGCAGTCGCCGGCAGGGAGTGTCCTTCTGCGACAAAGGCGCTGCTGGAGTTGTTTCCGCTCGCTGGGAGGAAGGTAGTAAAGCCGACGGCTTTGACACCGGGAAGGGCTTGCAGACGTGCCAAAAGCTCGTGGCCGAACTCATTGACGGCAGTCTGGTTTTCATATTGTTTTTTGGGGAGACTATAGCTGGCGACGAGGGTGTGATCCGGTTGAAAGCCGAGATCGACCTGGCGCATCTTTTCAAAGCTGCGAAGCAAAAGTCCGGAGGCCGCCAGCAGAACGAGTGCTACGGCGATCTCGGAGATGACGAGTGCGGAGCGAAGCCTGGCGTGGCCGCCGCCTGAGGTACCGGTTCGGCCGCCTTCTTTCAGGGTGTCGTTGACGCTGGTGCGAATGGCCGCAAACGCGGGGGCGAGACCGCAGATGACGCCTGTGACCACTGCAAGTCCGAGGGCGAAGGCGACGACCGGCCAGTCGAGGCCGATCTCATTGATGCGCGGCAGCGTTTCAGGAAGTGCTTGAATGCCCACACGAAGTGCAATGGCGGCGAGAATTAGCCCCAGGACTCCTCCCGATACGCTCAGGACGAGGCTTTCTAGGATCGCCTGCCAGAGCAGGGTGGAGGCGGTGGCCCCGAGCGCGAGACGGACGGCGATCTCGCGGCGGCGACGGATGGAGCGCACCAGAAGAAGACCGGCAAGGTTGGCACACGCGATCAAAAGAACGACGGCAACAGCGAGAAAAAGGGTACGGATCAGAGGCCGCGCCTCTTCCACGGTCTCTTCATCCAGCGGCCGGATAATCGAGGTGATGCTGAATTCTGCCATGAAGGCGGGGTAGTTCCTTACAGTCTCTTTGGCGACAAGGTTTGCGTCCTCGATGGCCTGAGAGATGGTTACACCCGGCTTGAGGCGGCCTACCATCTGAAAGTTCCACGAGGCTGCGCCGGTGCCGAGCTCCTCCGGTTCGAAGCTGACCGGAACCCAGAACTCACTGCGGTTAAGGTGGCCAGGGACGAGAGGGAACTCGAAGTTGCGGGGCATCACGCCGATGATGAGGTAGGGCTTGCGATCGAGCAGGACCTTGCGGCCGAGGATGTTAGGGTCGCCCTGAAAGCGGGTCTGCCAAGTGGAGTAGCTGAGGACCAGGACCTGCTGGTGCTGATCGTCCTCCTGCTTCGTGAAGAAGCGACCAAGAAGGGGCTGGACAGCGAGGGCAGGGAATACGCCACTGCTCATGCGTGTTGCGTTGACGTTGGCGGCCTCGCCTGCGCCGGAGAGCTCATAGCTGGTGGAATGGTAGCCGCCGAGGCTGGTGAAACTATGCGTGTCGCGGCTGTAGTTGCGGATGTCGGGAGCGGTGACGCCGGCTTCATTATTACCACTGCCGGTGTCCAAACCTTTGAGGATATCTGAGAGAACAACGAGGCGGCTCGGTTCAGGAAAGGGCAGCGGCCGCAACAGGACGCCTTCAACAAGAGAGAAGATTGCCGTGGTAGCACCGATAGCTAAGGCCAGCATCAGAATGGCCGTTGCGGCGAATCCGGGCGACTTGGATAGATGTCGAACTGCAATCTTCAGATCTTGAAAGAAAGAGCGCATGCGGGTCCTCGAAGAGATGATTATGAGGGAGTTAGCAATTGCCGTGCCAGAGAGAACACGGACGAAAGCTCATTTTCCGGGGTTTTCTTTGGTCATGGATGTTTTGAGGAAGCGGTCGGTGTCCAAGATCGGAATGGTTGTCCGCGAACGGACACGAGTAGACGGTGGAGTCTTTGGAGCGCCGGAGGCGGGTGAATTTCCATAGGCTGATGATTTATACTTGTCGCTTGCCCTGCAACCGGCGTGGCGTTGGTCGAGAGACCTCCCCGCAAGGTCACGCAAAATCCCGGGCACGCAGCCAATCCCGGCACGGGAGAGGCTTTTGCGCGAAGTGAAGGTTTTAGTCAAGCATGATTCGTATTCTGCAGCAGGACAACCGCATCACGAAGATTATCTTCGCCGTCATTATTGGATTTGCCGTGATCACGATGGTGATTACGCTGGTGCCCGGCATCTTTGACAACGCTACGACGAACGATGCGTCGGTTTATGCCACAGTGAAGCAGCCCGGAGCCTTCGGGCGCGTCTTTGGAGAGAGCACGCCCATCAAGACGGTTGAAGTTAATCAGCTGGCCAGTCGGCAGCTGCAGCAGCAGCACTTTCCAGATGCGCTGCTGCCTTACTTTCTGCCGCGCGCCGGGCAGATTCTGGTGCAGCGGGCGATCCTTAAGCATGAAGCAGACAGAATGAATCTGCAGGTGAGCGATGAAGATCTGCGCCGCGAGCTGCAGACCGGCCCATTTGCGCAGTATCTGTTTCCCAATGGCCAATATATCGGCGACGATGCGTATATCAATTTTGTGCAAAGCGCGTTTCAGACAACTCGCGGGGACTTTGAGTCGCAGGTGAAGAGCGATATGGAGCTCAACCGCCTGCAGGCGCTGATCACGGGTGGCGTGTCGGTATCTGATAACGCAGTGCGTGAGTCCTACAAGGTCGATGGTACCAAAGTGAAGTTCGACTACGCGGTGATCTCGGCCGATGATGTCCGCAAGACAATCAACCCGTCGGATTCGGAGTTGCAGGCGTTCTTCAAGACAAACGCGGCGCGGTATGCG
The nucleotide sequence above comes from Tunturibacter empetritectus. Encoded proteins:
- a CDS encoding oxidoreductase; the protein is MSGDSRRINVGLVGYGYAGKTFHAPLIRAVPGLALRMVGSSRPEIVRKDLGEITVCSPAEVAIHPNVDLVVIASPNDSHYPLASAALRAGKDVVVDKPFTVTLAEARSLLQIAEEQGRMISVFHNRRWESEIQATRAVLQSGLLGVVSHYECHMDRYRPHVRQRWREDMGPGAGLWFDLGPHLIDQALYLFGLPQSISASFATLREGGKTDDWAHVQLNYESMRTILHASLLVSKGGPRSIVHGTRGSWMKYGADVQETQLKEGMVPGSPGFGYDPDPGLLYDGEMGMRTEIPAPPGNQQMYYMQIRDAMLGGQQASIPAIDAVAVMAVLETTFRSAEQGRVLLLPMSLGEIAQWRGAHPTL
- a CDS encoding menaquinone biosynthesis family protein, with the translated sequence MTTATTAIQEISIAHSPDSDDAFMFYGLATNKVRVPGYKFTHTLTDIETLNHRAINEAFYDVTAISFHAYPYLQDNYTLMSCGGSVGEGYGPMIVAPRKLSLDEVKKTRIAVPGTLTTAYLTLKLFAPEIETVTVPFDKIIPAVVAGEFAAGLIIHEGQLTYANDGLIKLLDLGQWWRDQTGLPLPLGGNAIRRSLGAEALLTTTNALRDSIQHALDNREEALAYAMQFARDLDPTLANRFVGMYVNERTLNYGEDGKDAIRKLLAMGYDRGIIPHRASVDFVG
- a CDS encoding biotin transporter BioY translates to MQSATSSQLGLTHRTGSLQESLSGKVILTIAASAFVAICAHISLPLPFTPVPLTLQNFAVILVGMLLGPVAGFSAMVLYLAEGAMGLPVFTPHSIGGIAHLLGPNAGYLFSYPLAAATAGWAVRAMQRITTPFRAGLVAATLASAPIFIFGAGWLAHLLHTSAAATWTMAIAPFLPGEIVKITAAAGIFSSIKRWRKS
- a CDS encoding FtsB family cell division protein, producing MTRLKTAGVVAMRSGAIARLYEHGRVGWRKIATGAAAVLAVAMGYHVIFGQNGLTVYQQKRNDAQSLDIQLHSLQRENDLLKGHVGRLQSDPNAIEHQAREELHYTRPGEVIVYMPAPAGSSPTGVAKQ
- a CDS encoding ABC transporter permease; translated protein: MRSFFQDLKIAVRHLSKSPGFAATAILMLALAIGATTAIFSLVEGVLLRPLPFPEPSRLVVLSDILKGLDTGSGNNEAGVTAPDIRNYSRDTHSFTSLGGYHSTSYELSGAGEAANVNATRMSSGVFPALAVQPLLGRFFTKQEDDQHQQVLVLSYSTWQTRFQGDPNILGRKVLLDRKPYLIIGVMPRNFEFPLVPGHLNRSEFWVPVSFEPEELGTGAASWNFQMVGRLKPGVTISQAIEDANLVAKETVRNYPAFMAEFSITSIIRPLDEETVEEARPLIRTLFLAVAVVLLIACANLAGLLLVRSIRRRREIAVRLALGATASTLLWQAILESLVLSVSGGVLGLILAAIALRVGIQALPETLPRINEIGLDWPVVAFALGLAVVTGVICGLAPAFAAIRTSVNDTLKEGGRTGTSGGGHARLRSALVISEIAVALVLLAASGLLLRSFEKMRQVDLGFQPDHTLVASYSLPKKQYENQTAVNEFGHELLARLQALPGVKAVGFTTFLPASGNNSSSAFVAEGHSLPATAGGLDLGTSIGVRGDYFRAMGIPLLQGRFFTPDDNANQPPVIIVNHMLAQQSWPNQNPIGKRFRIGTETMKTPWATVVGEVADVKENSPDLPLKQQYYIPDEQEAEMAGSLGSPTDIADNGGYIVLRTAMAPEQMENLLRSTVHSIDPQLPLTQVQSMEHAISDTEAPRRFNTALISSFAFIAVLLAVLGIYSVIAFSVALRVQEMAIRMALGSQRAGIVRLVVISGAKLALIGCAIGLAGAIAASRLLKTLLFGVSAFDPLVLTLATLSLLLLALAASLLPANRAASVDLTQALRSE